The following coding sequences lie in one Nocardioides sambongensis genomic window:
- a CDS encoding sugar phosphate isomerase/epimerase family protein, producing MTTGPRPLRDRPRIGLSSVSVYPESTAHAFAYAADLGYESVEVMVGVDGISQQVSAVSSLAEHHRMPVSAVHAPCLLFTQRVWGTDPWGKLERSAAMAQAVGAEVVVVHPPFRWQRDYAREFVDGIAALENSSGIAFAVENMYPWRATSRRGLEMYQPGWDPSAEPYANTTVDLSHAAIARSDPTAMAQRLGDRLRHVHLTDGTDSAKDEHLVPGRGDVGAAGFLRHLAAAGFEGEVVLEINTRRCADRAERTADLRESLEFARTHLQPAGDLSAEQSR from the coding sequence GTGACCACAGGTCCTCGCCCGCTGCGCGACCGCCCACGGATCGGGTTGTCGAGCGTCTCGGTCTACCCCGAGTCCACCGCGCACGCCTTCGCCTACGCCGCCGACCTCGGGTACGAGTCGGTCGAGGTGATGGTCGGCGTCGACGGGATCTCGCAGCAGGTGAGCGCGGTCAGCAGCCTCGCCGAGCACCACCGGATGCCGGTCAGCGCCGTGCACGCGCCCTGCCTGCTGTTCACCCAGCGGGTCTGGGGGACCGACCCGTGGGGAAAGCTCGAGCGCTCGGCGGCGATGGCGCAGGCGGTCGGCGCGGAGGTGGTGGTCGTGCACCCTCCGTTCCGCTGGCAGCGCGACTACGCGCGCGAGTTCGTGGACGGGATCGCCGCCCTGGAGAACTCCAGCGGCATCGCCTTCGCGGTGGAGAACATGTATCCGTGGCGGGCGACCTCGCGCCGCGGGCTGGAGATGTACCAGCCCGGGTGGGACCCCTCGGCCGAGCCCTACGCCAACACCACGGTCGACCTCTCCCACGCCGCGATCGCCCGGTCGGACCCGACCGCGATGGCGCAGCGGCTGGGCGACCGGCTGCGCCACGTGCACCTGACCGACGGCACCGACTCGGCCAAGGACGAGCACCTGGTGCCGGGCCGCGGCGACGTCGGTGCTGCCGGCTTCCTGCGGCACCTGGCCGCGGCGGGCTTCGAGGGCGAGGTGGTGCTGGAGATCAACACGCGCCGATGCGCGGACCGGGCCGAGCGGACCGCCGACCTGCGCGAGTCGCTGGAGTTCGCCCGGACCCACCTCCAGCCGGCCGGCGACCTCTCCGCCGAGCAGTCGCGATGA
- a CDS encoding type III pantothenate kinase gives MTLLAADIGNAHTVLGLVAGGEVLADWRVSTAEHRTADEWAVLIRGLLGEDAASVTGVAVCATVPSVLNEWRDMLSSHFAEVPRVIVEPGIRTGVPLQVDNPREVGSDRIVNAVAVADEHDGPAIVVDFGGTATTYDVVDADGRYVGGAITPGIEISLDALSRAGAQLRMVELVRPRSVVGKNTVEALQSGMVFGVAAQVEGMVDRLIEALEVEVEDVAVVATGHLATLVVAECDCFTQHSPGLTLRGLEKVFWRNQR, from the coding sequence GTGACGCTGCTCGCCGCGGACATCGGCAACGCGCACACCGTGCTCGGCCTGGTGGCCGGAGGCGAGGTGCTCGCGGACTGGCGCGTCTCGACGGCCGAACACCGCACCGCCGACGAGTGGGCGGTGCTGATCCGCGGACTGCTCGGCGAGGACGCCGCCTCGGTCACCGGCGTCGCGGTCTGCGCGACCGTGCCGTCGGTGCTCAACGAGTGGCGCGACATGCTCTCGTCGCACTTCGCCGAGGTGCCGCGGGTGATCGTGGAGCCCGGCATCCGCACCGGGGTGCCGCTCCAGGTCGACAACCCCCGCGAGGTGGGCAGCGACCGGATCGTCAACGCGGTGGCGGTCGCCGACGAGCACGACGGACCGGCGATCGTCGTCGACTTCGGCGGCACGGCCACCACCTACGACGTGGTCGACGCGGACGGGCGCTACGTGGGCGGCGCGATCACCCCCGGCATCGAGATCTCCCTCGACGCGCTCAGCCGGGCCGGCGCGCAGCTGCGGATGGTCGAGCTGGTGCGTCCGCGCAGCGTGGTCGGCAAGAACACCGTCGAGGCGCTCCAGTCCGGCATGGTCTTCGGCGTCGCGGCCCAGGTCGAGGGGATGGTGGATCGTCTGATCGAGGCCCTCGAGGTCGAGGTCGAGGACGTGGCGGTGGTCGCCACCGGACATCTCGCCACGCTGGTGGTCGCCGAGTGCGACTGTTTCACCCAGCATTCCCCGGGCCTGACCCTGCGGGGGCTGGAGAAGGTCTTCTGGCGCAATCAGCGCTGA
- a CDS encoding histidine phosphatase family protein, producing MKRRARLLSAAVAAVAVVAIAPLTDGGEAAAKPRPDHGRGYDVLFVRHAHTNYPQPEQELSARGIAEADALTERLADVPLDAVYTSMMVRSFQTGDGVAADHDLPVTADEDLSEVALDVSDVPPAQQAERYLGIISAWVHGEDRDQAYGESYQQVEHRWNDWWRGFVREHRGDDGTAMVVAHGGIYSLMLPETCANTVDPDFVMANQLDNTGMVRARLQPNGRLTCTEWNGVPIPGAP from the coding sequence GTGAAACGCCGTGCCCGTCTTCTCTCCGCCGCTGTCGCCGCCGTGGCGGTCGTCGCGATCGCCCCCTTGACCGACGGTGGTGAAGCTGCCGCCAAGCCCCGGCCCGACCACGGCCGGGGCTACGACGTCCTCTTCGTGCGCCACGCGCACACCAATTACCCGCAGCCCGAGCAGGAGCTCTCCGCGCGGGGCATCGCCGAAGCCGACGCGCTCACCGAACGACTCGCCGACGTGCCGCTCGACGCGGTCTACACCTCGATGATGGTGCGCTCGTTCCAGACCGGCGACGGTGTCGCGGCCGACCACGACCTCCCCGTCACGGCCGACGAGGACCTCAGCGAGGTCGCCCTCGACGTCTCGGACGTTCCGCCCGCCCAGCAGGCGGAGCGCTACCTGGGGATCATCTCGGCCTGGGTGCACGGCGAGGACCGGGACCAGGCCTACGGCGAGAGCTATCAGCAGGTCGAGCACCGGTGGAACGACTGGTGGCGCGGCTTCGTCCGCGAGCACCGTGGCGACGACGGCACCGCGATGGTGGTCGCTCACGGGGGCATCTACTCCCTGATGCTGCCGGAGACCTGCGCCAACACCGTCGACCCGGACTTCGTGATGGCCAACCAGCTCGACAACACCGGGATGGTGCGCGCGCGGCTGCAGCCCAACGGTCGGCTCACCTGCACGGAGTGGAACGGGGTCCCGATCCCGGGCGCACCCTGA
- a CDS encoding ATP-dependent Clp protease ATP-binding subunit, with the protein MFERFTDRARRVVVLAQEEARMLSHNYIGTEHILLGLIHEGEGVAAKALESLDISLEAVRAQVEEIIGQGQQAPSGHIPFTPRAKKVLELSLREALQLGHSYIGTEHILLGLIREGEGVAAQVLQKLGADLNRVRQQVIQLLSGFQGKESAASAAAATGGGEAPASSLVLDQFGRNLTQDAREGKLDPIIGRAQQIERVMQVLSRRTKNNPVLIGEPGVGKTSIVEGLAQDIVKGNVPETLKDKQIYTLDLGALVAGSRYRGDFEERLKKVLKEIKTRGDIVLFIDEIHTLVGAGAAEGAIDAASILKPMLARGELQTIGATTLDEYRKHLEKDAALERRFQPIQVPEPSIADTIEMLKGIRDRYEAHHRVTITDEALVSAATLADRYISDRFLPDKAIDLIDEAGSRLRIRRMTAPADLREYDEQIGEVRQRKEAAIDGQDFEAAARLRDEEKQLILKKSEREKQWRSGDMDEVAEVDEELIAEVLAVATGIPIVKLSEEESTRLLKMEDELHKRVIGQDEAVKALSRAIRRTRAGLKDPKRPGGSFIFAGPSGVGKTWLSKTLAEFLFGDEDALIQLDMSEFGEKHTVSRLFGSPPGYVGYEEGGQLTEKVRRKPFSVVLFDEVEKAHPDIFNSLLQILEEGRLTDSQGRVVDFKNCVIIMTTNLGTRDIAKGIHLGFNQGGDAAGSYERMKSKVSEELKQHFRPEFLNRVDEIIVFPPLSQEQIIAMVDNMIAAVEVRLRDRDMKLELTQPAKNLLAQRGFDPVLGARPLRRTVQREIEDVLAEKMLYGEVGPGQIVLVGVDGSGPAASFTFEGQKITELPDMPPLETVADGGSESTGEGTSDPE; encoded by the coding sequence ATGTTCGAGCGGTTCACCGACCGAGCCCGACGAGTGGTGGTGCTGGCCCAGGAAGAGGCCCGCATGCTGTCCCACAACTACATCGGCACCGAGCACATCCTGCTCGGCCTGATCCACGAGGGCGAGGGTGTCGCGGCCAAGGCGCTGGAGTCCCTCGACATCTCCCTCGAGGCGGTCCGCGCCCAGGTCGAGGAGATCATCGGCCAGGGCCAGCAGGCCCCCTCGGGCCACATCCCGTTCACCCCGCGGGCCAAGAAGGTGCTCGAGCTGTCCCTGCGCGAGGCGCTGCAGCTCGGCCACTCCTACATCGGCACCGAGCACATCCTGCTCGGCCTCATCCGTGAGGGTGAGGGCGTCGCGGCCCAGGTGCTGCAGAAGCTCGGCGCCGACCTCAACCGGGTCCGGCAGCAGGTGATCCAGCTGCTCTCCGGGTTCCAGGGCAAGGAGTCGGCGGCCTCCGCAGCGGCCGCGACCGGCGGCGGCGAGGCCCCCGCCTCGTCCCTGGTGCTCGACCAGTTCGGCCGCAACCTCACCCAGGACGCACGTGAGGGCAAGCTGGACCCGATCATCGGTCGCGCCCAGCAGATCGAGCGCGTGATGCAGGTGCTGAGCCGGCGTACCAAGAACAACCCGGTGCTGATCGGCGAGCCCGGCGTCGGCAAGACCTCGATCGTCGAGGGTCTGGCCCAGGACATCGTCAAGGGCAACGTCCCCGAGACGCTGAAGGACAAGCAGATCTACACCCTCGACCTGGGTGCGCTGGTCGCCGGCTCGCGCTACCGCGGCGACTTCGAGGAGCGCCTGAAGAAGGTGCTCAAGGAGATCAAGACCCGCGGCGACATCGTGCTGTTCATCGACGAGATCCACACCCTCGTCGGTGCCGGTGCGGCGGAGGGCGCGATCGACGCCGCCAGCATCCTCAAGCCGATGCTGGCCCGCGGCGAGCTGCAGACCATCGGCGCCACGACGCTGGACGAGTACCGCAAGCACCTGGAGAAGGACGCCGCGCTCGAGCGCCGGTTCCAGCCGATCCAGGTGCCCGAGCCGTCCATCGCGGACACCATCGAGATGCTCAAGGGCATCCGGGACCGCTACGAGGCCCACCACCGCGTCACCATCACCGACGAGGCGCTGGTCTCCGCCGCCACCCTGGCCGACCGCTACATCTCCGACCGGTTCCTCCCCGACAAGGCGATCGACCTGATCGACGAGGCCGGCTCCCGCCTGCGGATCCGTCGGATGACGGCCCCCGCCGACCTCCGCGAGTACGACGAGCAGATCGGCGAGGTGCGGCAGCGCAAGGAGGCCGCGATCGACGGCCAGGACTTCGAGGCCGCCGCGCGCCTGCGTGACGAGGAGAAGCAGCTCATCCTGAAGAAGTCCGAGCGCGAGAAGCAGTGGCGCTCGGGCGACATGGACGAGGTCGCCGAGGTCGACGAGGAGCTGATCGCCGAGGTGCTGGCGGTCGCCACCGGCATCCCGATCGTGAAGCTGTCGGAGGAGGAGTCCACCCGTCTGCTCAAGATGGAGGACGAGCTCCACAAGCGGGTCATCGGTCAGGACGAGGCGGTCAAGGCGCTGTCCCGGGCGATCCGCCGTACCCGTGCCGGCCTGAAGGACCCGAAGCGTCCCGGCGGTTCGTTCATCTTCGCCGGTCCGTCCGGTGTCGGTAAGACGTGGCTGTCCAAGACGCTCGCGGAGTTCCTCTTCGGCGACGAGGACGCGCTCATCCAGCTCGACATGTCCGAGTTCGGTGAGAAGCACACCGTTTCCCGACTGTTCGGATCCCCGCCGGGATATGTCGGTTATGAAGAGGGTGGCCAGCTCACCGAGAAGGTGCGCCGCAAGCCGTTCTCGGTGGTGCTGTTCGACGAGGTCGAGAAGGCCCACCCGGACATCTTCAACAGCCTGTTGCAGATCCTGGAGGAAGGTCGCCTGACCGATTCCCAGGGCCGGGTCGTGGACTTCAAGAACTGCGTCATCATCATGACCACCAACCTCGGCACCCGCGATATCGCCAAGGGCATCCACCTCGGGTTCAACCAGGGCGGCGACGCCGCGGGTTCCTACGAGCGGATGAAGAGCAAGGTGTCGGAGGAGCTCAAGCAGCACTTCCGCCCCGAGTTCCTCAACCGCGTCGACGAGATCATCGTGTTCCCGCCGCTGAGCCAGGAGCAGATCATCGCGATGGTCGACAACATGATCGCCGCGGTCGAGGTCCGGCTGCGCGACCGCGACATGAAGCTCGAGCTGACCCAGCCGGCGAAGAACCTGCTCGCCCAGCGTGGTTTCGACCCGGTGCTGGGCGCCCGGCCGCTGCGTCGTACGGTGCAGCGCGAGATCGAGGACGTCCTCGCCGAGAAGATGCTGTACGGCGAGGTCGGCCCCGGGCAGATCGTCCTCGTGGGCGTCGACGGCAGCGGGCCCGCGGCGAGCTTCACGTTCGAGGGCCAGAAGATCACCGAGCTGCCGGACATGCCGCCGCTGGAGACCGTCGCCGACGGTGGCAGCGAGAGCACCGGCGAGGGGACCTCCGACCCGGAGTGA
- a CDS encoding VOC family protein: MRLDHLSYAAGPDGLIASAERLGAAVGREFVDGGIHPRFGTRNMILPLADATYIEVVEALDHPASDKAPFGQAVKARSALGGGWLGWVVAVPDIAPLEARLGRSAVAGHRHRPDGTELSWKQIGVNGLIADPQLPFFVQWESADDLHPSSGADAAYSLAGIEIAGDPLRVSEWLGESVEAPLEDVKVEWVAPHGTPGILAAQLQTPDGLVRI, from the coding sequence ATGCGCCTCGATCATCTCTCCTACGCGGCAGGCCCGGATGGACTCATCGCCTCGGCCGAGCGCCTCGGCGCAGCAGTGGGGAGGGAGTTCGTCGACGGCGGTATCCACCCCCGGTTCGGCACCCGGAACATGATCCTCCCGCTCGCCGACGCGACCTACATCGAGGTCGTCGAGGCGCTGGACCACCCGGCCTCGGACAAGGCCCCGTTCGGCCAAGCGGTCAAGGCCCGGTCCGCGCTCGGCGGCGGCTGGCTCGGCTGGGTCGTGGCCGTTCCCGACATCGCGCCCCTGGAGGCCCGGCTCGGCCGCTCCGCGGTCGCCGGTCACCGGCACCGTCCCGACGGCACCGAGCTGTCCTGGAAGCAGATCGGCGTCAACGGCCTGATCGCCGACCCGCAGCTGCCGTTCTTCGTGCAGTGGGAGTCCGCCGACGACCTGCACCCCTCCTCGGGCGCCGACGCCGCCTACTCCCTCGCCGGCATCGAGATCGCCGGGGACCCGCTGCGGGTCAGCGAGTGGCTGGGCGAGTCCGTCGAGGCTCCCCTGGAGGACGTCAAGGTCGAGTGGGTCGCACCGCACGGCACGCCCGGCATCCTGGCCGCCCAGCTGCAGACCCCCGACGGTCTGGTCCGGATCTGA
- a CDS encoding class I SAM-dependent methyltransferase, whose translation MRGAIPSPNIWQHTATYEIENAAADPNGRLWSLMRERCGPRAWAGRTVLDLGCGSGYHLPRFAEDAAEVVGVEPHPGLLRLAQRRTRRLAGVRPLLGTAQQIPLPDASVDVSHARWAYFFGPGCEPGLAELDRVVRRGGTALIIDNDASRSTFGGWFRSGYPDLPEPAVVERFFTARGWELDRVDMGWRFASRADLEAVVRIEFTPQVAERVLAEHRGVEVDYAVNLWSKQF comes from the coding sequence TTGCGCGGGGCGATCCCCAGCCCCAACATCTGGCAGCACACCGCCACCTACGAGATCGAGAACGCCGCCGCCGACCCGAACGGCCGTCTCTGGTCGCTGATGCGCGAGCGGTGCGGCCCCCGCGCCTGGGCCGGACGCACCGTGCTCGACCTGGGCTGCGGCTCGGGCTACCACCTGCCCCGGTTCGCCGAGGACGCCGCCGAGGTGGTCGGCGTGGAGCCCCACCCCGGGCTGTTGCGGCTGGCGCAGCGCCGTACCCGGAGGCTCGCGGGGGTGCGGCCCCTGCTCGGCACCGCCCAGCAGATCCCGCTCCCGGACGCCTCCGTCGACGTCAGCCACGCCCGGTGGGCCTACTTCTTCGGTCCCGGCTGCGAGCCGGGCCTGGCCGAGCTCGACCGGGTGGTACGACGCGGCGGCACCGCGCTGATCATCGACAACGACGCGTCCCGCTCGACCTTCGGCGGCTGGTTCCGCAGCGGCTACCCCGACCTCCCCGAGCCGGCGGTCGTCGAGCGCTTCTTCACCGCACGCGGCTGGGAGCTGGACCGGGTCGACATGGGTTGGCGGTTCGCCTCCCGCGCCGACCTCGAGGCGGTGGTGCGGATCGAGTTCACCCCGCAGGTGGCCGAGCGGGTGCTCGCCGAGCACCGTGGCGTGGAGGTCGACTACGCGGTCAACCTCTGGTCGAAGCAGTTCTGA
- the nadC gene encoding carboxylating nicotinate-nucleotide diphosphorylase → MIARTPYDALPAPLVEEIAAAGLDPRAVFDHVALAFEEDLPGGVDDVTSAAMPAMGRAVGDFTARETGVVAGLAVAELAFVYALGDAVTVSGRVPDGTRVRPGDVVLTVSGPLQSVLTGERTALNFASHLSGVATATAAWVDALAGTGARVLDTRKTLPGWRALQKYAVRCGGGVNHRFSLVDRAMVKDNHAVAAGGVVEAYRAVVAANPGLRVEVEVMDLDELRAVLDAGCTEVLLDNMSTADMAEAVGINRAAGSPATLEASGGLTVERAREVGETGVDFISVGALTHSVDVFDLGLDFRED, encoded by the coding sequence ATGATCGCCCGCACCCCGTACGACGCCCTGCCGGCCCCGCTCGTCGAGGAGATCGCCGCCGCGGGGTTGGACCCGCGGGCGGTCTTCGACCACGTGGCCCTCGCCTTCGAGGAGGACCTGCCCGGCGGCGTCGACGACGTGACCAGTGCGGCGATGCCGGCGATGGGCCGTGCGGTCGGCGACTTCACCGCCCGGGAGACCGGTGTGGTGGCCGGACTGGCCGTCGCCGAGCTGGCCTTCGTCTACGCGCTCGGCGACGCGGTCACGGTCAGCGGCCGGGTCCCGGACGGCACCCGGGTCCGGCCCGGCGACGTCGTGCTCACCGTCTCCGGGCCGCTCCAGAGCGTGCTGACCGGGGAGCGGACGGCGCTGAACTTCGCCTCGCACCTCTCCGGTGTCGCGACCGCGACCGCGGCGTGGGTGGACGCCCTGGCCGGCACCGGGGCGCGGGTGCTGGACACCCGCAAGACGCTGCCCGGCTGGCGTGCGCTGCAGAAGTACGCGGTGCGCTGCGGCGGCGGGGTGAACCACCGGTTCAGCCTGGTCGACCGGGCGATGGTCAAGGACAACCACGCGGTCGCCGCCGGCGGCGTCGTCGAGGCGTACCGGGCGGTGGTCGCGGCCAACCCCGGCCTCCGGGTCGAGGTCGAGGTGATGGACCTCGACGAGCTGCGTGCCGTCCTCGACGCCGGCTGCACCGAGGTGCTCCTCGACAACATGTCCACCGCCGACATGGCTGAGGCGGTCGGCATCAACCGGGCCGCGGGCAGCCCGGCGACGCTGGAGGCCTCGGGCGGACTGACCGTGGAGCGGGCCCGCGAGGTGGGGGAGACCGGCGTCGACTTCATCTCCGTCGGCGCGCTGACCCACTCCGTGGACGTCTTCGACCTCGGCCTGGACTTCCGGGAGGACTAG
- a CDS encoding HhH-GPD family protein produces MSSPLVHPILRWYDENARDLPWRRPAASAWSVMVSEFMLQQTPVRRVLPVHAAWLERWPTPAALADEPAGEAVRAWGRLGYPRRALRLHAAATTIRDEHGDAVPDDYPTLRTLPGVGDYTAAAIATFAHGRRHVVLDTNVRRVLARLVSGVEFPARSVTKAERVLATDLLPLDPPTAATWSVAVMELGALVCTADRPRCEDCPVREHCAWRAAGKPPYQGPPRPVQDYAGTDRQCRGRLLAVLRDAPGSVGRAQLDAAWDEPVQRARALDSLLADGLVVAEGDRYALP; encoded by the coding sequence ATGAGCTCGCCCCTGGTCCACCCGATCCTGCGCTGGTACGACGAGAACGCCCGCGACCTGCCGTGGCGCCGCCCCGCGGCGTCGGCGTGGTCGGTGATGGTCTCGGAGTTCATGCTGCAGCAGACCCCGGTCCGCCGGGTGCTGCCGGTGCACGCTGCCTGGTTGGAGCGCTGGCCGACCCCGGCCGCACTGGCCGACGAGCCGGCCGGCGAGGCGGTGCGCGCCTGGGGCCGCCTCGGCTACCCACGGCGCGCCCTGCGGCTGCACGCCGCGGCGACCACGATCCGCGACGAGCACGGGGACGCGGTGCCCGACGACTACCCGACGCTGCGCACCCTGCCCGGGGTCGGCGACTACACTGCGGCGGCGATCGCGACCTTCGCCCACGGCCGCCGCCACGTGGTGCTGGACACGAACGTCCGGCGGGTCCTCGCCCGGCTGGTCTCCGGCGTGGAGTTCCCGGCCCGGTCGGTGACCAAGGCCGAGCGTGTCCTCGCCACCGATCTGCTGCCCCTCGACCCACCCACGGCCGCGACCTGGTCGGTGGCCGTGATGGAGCTCGGTGCGCTGGTGTGCACCGCGGACCGCCCACGCTGCGAGGACTGCCCCGTGCGGGAGCACTGCGCGTGGCGGGCGGCCGGGAAGCCGCCGTACCAGGGGCCACCGCGGCCGGTGCAGGACTATGCCGGCACCGACCGCCAGTGCCGCGGGCGGCTGCTGGCGGTGCTGCGGGACGCACCCGGCTCGGTCGGTCGCGCCCAGCTGGACGCGGCGTGGGACGAGCCGGTGCAGCGCGCCCGGGCGCTGGACTCGCTGCTGGCTGACGGGCTGGTGGTCGCTGAGGGCGACCGCTACGCACTCCCCTGA
- a CDS encoding Ppx/GppA phosphatase family protein, with translation MRLGVLDIGSNTGHLLVVDAHQGAAPLPAFSHKQPLRLAEHLDENGEVNPGGIDALAAFTADALAVAEEKGCEELLPFATSAVRDSANSDEVLAVVRERTGVDIEVLPGEDEARLTFLAVRRWFGWSAGRLIVFDIGGGSLEIAAGPDELPDIAQSLPLGAARLAASLAAEVTDPDALRRVRKEIRASIARDAGQVLRAGATHRAAATSKTFRSLARICGAAPSADGPLAPRALPLTDLREWIPKLATMTLAELSDLPGVSPNRAHQIVPGALVAEACMDIFDEDRLEICPWALREGVILERIDKLGPAEPS, from the coding sequence ATGCGTCTGGGTGTCCTCGACATCGGCTCCAACACCGGCCATCTGCTGGTGGTCGACGCGCACCAAGGTGCCGCGCCGCTGCCGGCGTTCTCCCACAAGCAACCGCTGCGCCTCGCCGAGCACCTCGACGAGAACGGCGAGGTGAACCCCGGCGGCATCGACGCGCTGGCCGCCTTCACCGCCGACGCGCTGGCCGTGGCCGAGGAGAAGGGGTGCGAGGAGCTGCTGCCGTTCGCCACCTCGGCGGTGCGCGACTCGGCCAACTCCGACGAGGTCCTGGCGGTGGTGCGCGAGCGCACCGGCGTCGACATCGAGGTCCTGCCCGGCGAGGACGAGGCCCGGCTGACCTTCCTCGCCGTACGCCGCTGGTTCGGCTGGTCGGCCGGACGGCTCATCGTCTTCGACATCGGCGGCGGGTCGCTCGAGATCGCGGCCGGTCCCGACGAGCTCCCCGACATCGCCCAGTCGCTGCCGCTGGGCGCCGCCCGGTTGGCGGCGTCGCTGGCGGCGGAGGTGACCGACCCGGACGCCCTGCGCCGGGTGCGCAAGGAGATCCGCGCCTCGATCGCCCGCGACGCCGGCCAGGTGCTGCGCGCGGGCGCCACCCACCGCGCCGCCGCCACATCCAAGACGTTCCGCTCGTTGGCCCGGATCTGCGGCGCTGCGCCGTCGGCCGACGGGCCGCTGGCCCCGCGGGCGTTGCCGCTGACCGACCTGCGGGAGTGGATCCCCAAGCTGGCCACGATGACCCTCGCCGAGCTCTCCGACCTGCCGGGCGTCTCGCCCAACCGGGCGCACCAGATCGTGCCGGGCGCGCTGGTGGCGGAGGCCTGCATGGACATCTTCGACGAGGACCGCCTGGAGATCTGTCCGTGGGCCCTGCGCGAGGGCGTCATCCTGGAGCGCATCGACAAGCTGGGGCCGGCCGAGCCGTCGTGA
- a CDS encoding LacI family DNA-binding transcriptional regulator — translation MATAPQAPTLADVARRAGVSRQTVSNAVNNPSLLREDTLSRVQAAIDELGYVPNRAARNLRTGTTRLVGLRYTATPEGTANTAMDRFVRALVAAARDAGYHLMLVADGDDGSATPDPIKGYDDLLRSTAVDAFVVTETFLDRPQTAWLTQRRAPFVAFGRPWGSPRPGTPGSTSTARPGCERPPST, via the coding sequence ATGGCGACTGCTCCGCAGGCGCCCACCCTGGCCGACGTCGCCCGCCGCGCGGGCGTCTCCCGGCAGACGGTCTCCAACGCGGTCAACAACCCGTCGCTGCTGCGGGAGGACACCCTCTCCAGGGTCCAGGCCGCGATCGACGAGCTCGGCTACGTGCCGAACCGCGCGGCCCGCAACCTGCGCACCGGCACCACGCGCCTGGTCGGGCTGCGCTACACCGCGACCCCGGAGGGCACCGCGAACACCGCGATGGACCGGTTCGTGAGGGCGCTGGTCGCCGCGGCCCGCGATGCCGGCTACCACCTGATGCTGGTCGCCGACGGCGACGACGGCAGCGCGACCCCCGACCCGATCAAGGGGTACGACGACCTCCTCCGCTCCACCGCCGTGGACGCGTTCGTGGTGACCGAGACCTTCCTGGACCGGCCGCAGACCGCCTGGCTCACCCAGCGACGCGCCCCGTTCGTCGCCTTCGGCCGCCCGTGGGGGAGCCCGAGGCCCGGCACTCCTGGGTCGACGTCGACGGCGCGGCCGGGGTGCGAGCGGCCACCGAGCACCTGA
- a CDS encoding histone-like nucleoid-structuring protein Lsr2, whose translation MAQKVHIILVDDLDGSDASQTVSFGLDGANYEIDLNDEHADALREALAPYLGHARKVSRGGARKAKSPAAAGGASAKEIRDWARSNGFEVPDRGRIPTDVREAFDAAN comes from the coding sequence ATGGCACAGAAGGTCCACATCATTCTCGTCGACGATCTCGACGGCAGCGATGCGTCACAGACCGTCTCGTTCGGCCTCGACGGCGCGAACTACGAGATCGACCTCAACGACGAGCACGCCGACGCACTGCGTGAGGCGCTGGCGCCGTACCTGGGTCATGCCCGCAAGGTGAGCCGGGGCGGTGCCCGCAAGGCGAAGTCACCGGCCGCCGCCGGCGGCGCCTCGGCCAAGGAGATCCGTGACTGGGCCCGCTCCAACGGGTTCGAGGTGCCGGACCGCGGCCGCATCCCCACCGATGTGCGGGAGGCGTTCGACGCCGCGAACTGA
- a CDS encoding substrate-binding domain-containing protein, whose translation MGEPEARHSWVDVDGAAGVRAATEHLIARGHQRIWWLGWSPSNRVDADRRSGWEQAMRAAGLPTDGLVASSMDTVEAATEAAGAFLDAAGDRPDAVVCATDTLGIGVLHALVARGLRAGTDVGVVGFDDSTAAQIVPPGLTSVRAPLEEVATEVITALQRLLGPDDAEPTGVLLTPRLVVRGSTDPSDGPFL comes from the coding sequence GTGGGGGAGCCCGAGGCCCGGCACTCCTGGGTCGACGTCGACGGCGCGGCCGGGGTGCGAGCGGCCACCGAGCACCTGATCGCCCGCGGCCACCAGCGCATCTGGTGGCTCGGCTGGTCGCCGAGCAACCGGGTCGACGCCGACCGGCGCTCCGGCTGGGAGCAGGCGATGCGGGCGGCCGGCCTGCCCACCGACGGTCTGGTCGCCTCCTCGATGGACACCGTGGAGGCCGCCACCGAGGCCGCCGGTGCCTTCCTGGACGCCGCCGGTGACCGGCCGGACGCGGTGGTCTGCGCCACCGACACCCTCGGCATCGGCGTGCTGCACGCCCTGGTGGCGCGCGGGCTGCGGGCCGGCACCGACGTCGGGGTGGTCGGCTTCGACGACTCCACCGCCGCCCAGATCGTGCCGCCCGGGCTGACCTCGGTGCGGGCACCGCTGGAGGAGGTGGCCACCGAGGTGATCACCGCGCTGCAGCGGCTCCTCGGCCCCGACGACGCGGAGCCGACCGGGGTGCTGCTCACCCCGCGTCTGGTGGTGCGTGGATCGACCGACCCTTCGGACGGTCCGTTCCTCTGA